One Candidatus Aminicenantes bacterium DNA segment encodes these proteins:
- a CDS encoding cupin domain-containing protein: MKMIQALLAPEAENPHGVSVRPLHDTEHVAAVMITLEPGQSLKLHRTPVDAFFFALEGEPTVEVGGERRTIAPWTLVDSPALVPHRILNESMTRVRVLVVKTPKPTTSGKIL; encoded by the coding sequence ATGAAAATGATTCAAGCCCTGCTGGCGCCCGAGGCCGAAAACCCGCACGGAGTCAGCGTCCGGCCGCTGCACGATACCGAGCACGTGGCGGCCGTGATGATTACCCTGGAGCCGGGGCAATCCCTCAAGCTCCATAGAACGCCCGTGGACGCGTTCTTCTTCGCCCTGGAAGGAGAGCCCACGGTCGAGGTCGGAGGCGAACGCCGGACGATTGCGCCGTGGACTCTGGTCGACAGCCCGGCCCTCGTTCCCCACCGCATCCTGAACGAAAGCATGACCCGGGTCCGCGTCCTCGTCGTCAAGACGCCCAAGCCGACGACGAGCGGCAAGATCCTTTGA
- a CDS encoding ABC transporter substrate-binding protein yields MPIKTMRRIAGAAAILGASLALLPVAGHASAIGQSPLAFTDAAGRQVKLAGPPRRIVVIGDGPYILAHLLYMFPEGRARMIAMERKGRTASEFLPLVDPEFAKKTFLDPNPGPEQIAGLHPDLVLTRGSVPDPKAESLAAIGIPVAQLGLETPAEYERDLKTLGLLLDNPKRAEEIAAYYRGRRTAVESGLAGLADAAKPRVLLAMAIARAGKVAVQVPARSWMQTLQVQAGGGLPVWLDSAHPATGWTVINLEQIAAWNPDQIYIVFWHSMDPGKALEDFKADSRWAALKAVRVGRLMAFPADIYGWDTPDPRWILGLTWLAARIHPDKFPSYDAGAEMDLFYGTLYGMNHAEVEAKIKPAVKTDLR; encoded by the coding sequence ATGCCGATCAAGACGATGCGCCGGATCGCCGGCGCGGCAGCCATCCTGGGAGCGTCCCTGGCGCTCCTTCCCGTCGCCGGGCACGCGAGCGCCATCGGCCAATCGCCCCTCGCCTTCACCGATGCGGCTGGACGCCAAGTCAAGCTGGCCGGCCCTCCCCGCCGGATCGTGGTCATCGGCGACGGCCCCTACATTCTGGCTCATCTGCTGTATATGTTTCCCGAGGGCCGGGCCCGGATGATCGCCATGGAGAGGAAAGGACGAACGGCCAGCGAATTCCTTCCGCTCGTCGATCCCGAATTCGCCAAGAAGACGTTCCTCGATCCCAACCCTGGCCCGGAACAGATCGCGGGGCTCCATCCCGACCTCGTCCTGACCCGCGGCTCCGTTCCCGATCCCAAGGCCGAATCGCTGGCCGCGATCGGCATCCCGGTCGCCCAGCTCGGCCTGGAAACCCCGGCCGAGTACGAGCGCGACTTGAAGACGCTCGGCCTCCTGCTCGACAATCCCAAACGGGCTGAAGAGATCGCAGCCTACTACCGGGGCCGGCGGACGGCCGTCGAATCCGGTCTGGCCGGCCTCGCCGACGCGGCTAAGCCGCGCGTTCTCCTGGCCATGGCCATCGCCCGGGCCGGCAAAGTCGCCGTTCAAGTGCCGGCCCGCAGCTGGATGCAGACGCTTCAAGTTCAGGCTGGGGGGGGGCTCCCGGTCTGGCTCGATTCCGCCCATCCGGCAACCGGCTGGACGGTCATCAATCTGGAACAGATCGCGGCCTGGAATCCGGACCAGATCTATATCGTCTTCTGGCATTCCATGGATCCCGGCAAGGCCTTGGAAGACTTCAAGGCCGATTCGCGCTGGGCGGCCTTGAAGGCCGTTCGGGTAGGCCGCTTGATGGCTTTCCCCGCCGACATCTACGGCTGGGACACGCCGGATCCGCGCTGGATTCTCGGCCTGACCTGGCTGGCCGCTCGGATTCATCCGGATAAATTCCCAAGCTATGATGCCGGCGCCGAAATGGACCTCTTCTACGGCACTCTCTACGGGATGAATCACGCGGAGGTGGAAGCCAAGATCAAGCCCGCGGTCAAGACGGATCTGCGCTGA
- a CDS encoding iron ABC transporter permease yields MKRAFAVLAAGLLIVLAVSMLLGRYPGPGLSSPAAILHDPLALDLVASLRLPRIAAAVLLGMVLSASGLVFQMLFRNPLVDSGFLGVSQGAAFGASAAIIFAAGSAAAVQAGAALFAFLGLAMSYALSRRIRFGGGILRLVLAGIAVASLFSAGTGMLKYLADPHRQLPDITFWMLGGLWNITWPDVLEMLPVSLAALTLMFLMRWRLNLLALLEETAFSLGAAPRRERLVLLIAAVAATAAVVAKAGQITWVGLVIPHIARRLAGSDAQKAFPVSLVLGGLFVLVCDDLSRTLLSGEIPLGILTSLFGTVAFLILLIKQRPGVRN; encoded by the coding sequence ATGAAACGAGCGTTCGCGGTCCTGGCGGCGGGCCTTCTGATCGTCTTGGCCGTTTCCATGCTGCTGGGGCGCTATCCCGGGCCCGGCTTGAGCTCGCCGGCCGCCATCCTGCACGATCCGTTGGCGCTCGATCTCGTCGCCAGCCTCCGCCTGCCGCGCATCGCCGCCGCCGTCCTGCTGGGCATGGTCCTTTCGGCCTCGGGGCTCGTCTTCCAAATGCTCTTTCGCAACCCGCTCGTCGACTCGGGATTCCTGGGCGTCTCCCAGGGCGCTGCCTTTGGCGCCTCGGCGGCGATCATCTTCGCCGCCGGCTCGGCGGCCGCCGTCCAGGCCGGCGCGGCTCTCTTTGCCTTCCTGGGATTGGCCATGAGCTACGCCTTGTCGCGCCGGATCCGATTCGGCGGCGGCATCCTGCGTTTGGTCCTGGCCGGTATCGCCGTAGCTTCGCTCTTTTCGGCCGGCACGGGCATGCTCAAGTATCTGGCCGACCCGCATCGGCAACTGCCCGACATCACCTTTTGGATGCTCGGCGGGCTCTGGAACATCACCTGGCCGGACGTCCTGGAGATGCTGCCGGTCAGCCTGGCCGCCCTGACCCTGATGTTTCTGATGCGCTGGCGGCTGAACCTGCTGGCTTTGCTCGAAGAGACGGCCTTCTCACTGGGGGCCGCGCCGCGGCGGGAGCGCCTCGTGCTTCTCATCGCCGCAGTCGCCGCGACCGCGGCCGTCGTGGCCAAAGCCGGACAGATCACATGGGTGGGCTTGGTCATCCCCCATATCGCGCGCCGCCTGGCCGGCTCCGACGCCCAGAAAGCCTTTCCCGTCTCTCTCGTCCTAGGCGGCCTCTTCGTCCTCGTCTGCGATGACCTTTCGCGCACCCTGCTCAGCGGCGAGATCCCGCTCGGCATCCTGACCTCGCTCTTCGGCACGGTCGCTTTCCTGATCCTGCTCATCAAGCAGCGCCCGGGAGTCCGCAATTGA
- a CDS encoding hemerythrin domain-containing protein has product MPTPTEELKIEHQAIKRMLGILTRACARIEAGSPVDPAHLDAAVEFIRVFADKCHHGKEEDLLFPAMVAAGVPDQGGPIGVMKAEHTRGRELVRKAAAALPGLKRKDRAAAADFVAQARGYAALLGPHIDKEDFILYPMADRLLAKSVQAGLSKEFERVEDEIIGGGSHERFHRLLDDLEAAYPPA; this is encoded by the coding sequence ATGCCGACACCAACCGAAGAGCTTAAAATTGAACATCAGGCCATCAAGCGTATGCTGGGCATCCTGACCCGGGCTTGCGCTCGGATCGAGGCCGGGAGCCCCGTCGATCCGGCCCATCTGGACGCCGCCGTCGAATTTATCCGGGTCTTTGCCGACAAGTGCCACCACGGCAAGGAAGAGGACCTGCTCTTCCCGGCCATGGTGGCCGCCGGTGTCCCCGATCAAGGCGGCCCGATCGGCGTCATGAAAGCCGAGCACACGCGAGGGCGGGAGCTTGTCCGGAAGGCCGCTGCCGCCCTACCGGGGCTGAAGCGGAAGGATCGGGCGGCGGCGGCGGACTTCGTCGCCCAGGCTCGCGGCTACGCCGCACTCCTCGGCCCGCACATCGACAAGGAGGACTTCATCCTCTATCCCATGGCCGATCGGCTTCTGGCGAAGTCCGTCCAGGCCGGGCTGTCGAAGGAGTTCGAACGGGTCGAGGACGAGATCATCGGGGGAGGGAGCCACGAGCGCTTCCACCGCCTCCTGGACGATTTGGAAGCGGCCTATCCGCCGGCCTGA
- a CDS encoding ABC transporter ATP-binding protein — MNPADPIVVVEGVSFAYGPGAPSVLSGVSWRFRRSAVTALLGPNGSGKTTLLNLILGWLTPASGRIMINGREPASSTRREWSRQVGFVPQDEAPAFELELGEHVLLGRAPHLALLERPGEADRAAAAAALERTGLTALRDRAVHALSGGERQLAAIARVLAQAPDVYLLDEPLSHLDLANTRRILKILESIRKEGRTVILTTHDPNIAALVADEAILLRGGEIAAGGPPVDVLTEERLGFVYGVPVDVRMIEGRPVVLPRL, encoded by the coding sequence TTGAACCCGGCCGATCCGATCGTCGTCGTGGAAGGCGTCTCGTTCGCCTATGGGCCGGGCGCGCCGAGCGTCTTGTCCGGAGTGTCCTGGCGATTCCGCCGGTCCGCCGTAACGGCCTTGCTGGGTCCCAACGGATCCGGCAAGACGACCCTGCTGAATCTCATCCTGGGCTGGCTGACCCCGGCGAGCGGCCGCATCATGATCAACGGCCGGGAGCCGGCCTCGTCCACGCGGCGAGAGTGGAGCCGCCAGGTGGGCTTCGTCCCCCAGGACGAGGCTCCCGCCTTCGAGCTGGAGCTCGGGGAACACGTCCTGCTCGGGCGGGCTCCTCATCTGGCGCTGTTGGAAAGACCGGGCGAAGCCGACCGGGCCGCCGCCGCCGCCGCCTTGGAACGGACGGGGTTGACAGCGCTTCGAGATCGGGCCGTGCACGCCTTGAGCGGGGGCGAACGGCAGCTGGCCGCGATCGCCCGCGTCCTGGCCCAGGCTCCCGACGTCTATCTCCTGGACGAGCCCCTATCTCACCTCGACTTGGCCAACACCCGCCGGATTCTGAAGATTCTGGAGTCCATCCGGAAGGAGGGCCGGACCGTCATCCTGACCACACACGATCCCAATATCGCGGCGCTCGTAGCGGACGAAGCCATTCTCCTGCGCGGCGGCGAGATCGCGGCGGGGGGCCCTCCCGTCGATGTCTTGACTGAGGAACGGCTGGGGTTTGTTTACGGAGTCCCGGTCGACGTCCGCATGATCGAAGGCCGTCCGGTCGTCCTGCCGCGCCTTTAA